One Rosa chinensis cultivar Old Blush chromosome 3, RchiOBHm-V2, whole genome shotgun sequence DNA window includes the following coding sequences:
- the LOC112192059 gene encoding protein MODIFIER OF SNC1 11 isoform X1: MASIDTQKPTDTTPAVENPTKAVDPPAPAAAPKPDLPVDPPTETPAPTAPPSAVDSAENVSKADSEDPKTAAAAEDGAAPASVVEKKIRRAERFGISVQLTEEEKRNSRAERFGTVSTSHGSEASKKSEELKRKARAERFGIAAPPVASDEDARKKARLARFAPVSKTAKPDPQEEEKRKARSLRFSNGSAGSLSQVNDKGNIEQKAAIAGGAVGKA; encoded by the exons ATGGCCAGCATCGATACCCAGAAACCCACCGACACCACTCCCGCCGTCGAAAACCCTACCAAAGCCGTCGACCCCCCGGCCCCAGCCGCCGCGCCTAAACCAGATCTCCCCGTAGACCCTCCCACCGAGACTCCCGCCCCTACAGCCCCACCCTCCGCCGTTGACTCAGCTGAAAACGTGTCCAAGGCGGACTCCGAGGACCCCAAGACCGCTGCGGCCGCAGAGGATGGCGCTGCTCCGGCTTCTGTTGTTGAGAAGAAGATCCGCCGCGCCGAGCGCTTCGGTATATCTGTGCAGCTCACTGAAGAAGAGAAGCGCAATTCTCGAGCTGAAAG ATTTGGTACTGTTTCTACATCACATGGATCAGAAGCATCCAAAAAGTCTGAGGAGCTGAAGAGAAAGGCTAGAGCAGAGAG GTTTGGGATTGCTGCTCCACCTGTGGCAAGTGATGAGGATGCGAGGAAGAAAGCTCGACTGGCCCGATTTGCACCTGTTTCTAAGACTGCTAAACCTGACCctcaggaagaagaaaaaaggaaggcAAGGTCACTCAG gttttcaaATGGTTCTGCAGGTTCTCTCTCTCAAGTGAATGACAAGGGAAATATTGAGCAG AAGGCAGCGATTGCAGGCGGTGCTGTAGGAAAGGCATGA
- the LOC112192921 gene encoding thylakoid membrane protein TERC, chloroplastic isoform X1 gives MGVASVIHNGVRIPLKFNSDLPRVSSRSPAPKWSRPHSIHHLVLRLRTGGGRGRQSVPIVCSRATEQDDDVFTSEGERIDPQSYDGISNVDTSHTSTPDKSKGAEAYVTSVRTVAFWVCAAVAFGVGVGFKDGVGKATEFFAGYLLEQSLSVDNLFVFVLIFKYFKVPLMYQGRVLSYGIAGAIIFRLTLILLGTVTLQRFEAVNLFLAAILLYSSFKLFSSEEDDTDLSDNFVVKTCQKFIPVTAAYDGNRFFTIQEGVWKATPLLLTVAVIELSDIAFAVDSIPAVFGITRDPFIVFTSNLFAIVGLRSLYTLISEGMADLEYLQPSIGVVLGFIGCKMILDFFGFHISTEVSLGFVATSLSTGVLLSLMKKSD, from the exons ATGGGCGTGGCTTCCGTCATCCACAACGGCGTTCgcattcctctcaaattcaactCCGACCTTCCTAGGGTTTCATCGCGATCCCCAGCCCCAAAATGGAGCAGACCTCACTCCATTCACCATCTTGTTCTTCGCCTCCGCACAG GTGGTGGTCGTGGTCGACAGTCTGTGCCAATCGTGTGTTCTAGAGCAACTGAGCAGGACGATGATGTATTTACTTCAG AAGGCGAGAGGATTGATCCTCAGTCATATGATGGCATTAGTAATGTGGACACTTCTCACACTTCCACTCCGGATAAATCTAAGGGAGCTGAAGCTTATGTTACTTCTGTAAGAACTGTAGCTTTTTGG GTGTGTGCAGCGGTAGCATTTGGAGTTGGTGTGGGTTTTAAAGACGGTGTTGGCAAGGCAACCGAGTTTTTTGCCGG GTATTTACTGGAGCAAAGTTTGTCAGTGGATAACTTGTTTGTGTTTGTTCTGATTTTCAAGTACTTCAAAGTGCCACTTATGTATCAG GGTCGTGTTCTTTCATATGGTATTGCTGGTGCAATCATCTTTCGGTTGACATTAATACTACTCGGAACAGTCACACTCCAG AGGTTTGAGGCAGTAAATCTTTTCCTCGCTGCAATACTACTTTACTCATCCTTCAAG ttattttCCAGTGAAGAAGATGACACTGATCTATCTGACAACTTTGTTGTGAAGACATGCCAGAAATTTATCCCTGTCACCG CTGCTTATGATGGCAATCGATTTTTTACAATTCAAGAGGGTGTGTGGAAG GCCACACCTTTACTTCTCACGGTAGCAGTTATTGAGCTCAGTGATATAGCATTCGCT GTCGACTCTATACCAGCAGTTTTTGGAATTACTCGGGATCCTTTCATAGTTTTCACTTCTAATCTATTTGCCATCGTAG GTTTAAGGTCGCTTTACACACTCATTTCTGAGGGTATGGCAGACTTGGAGTATTTACAG CCATCAATCGGTGTTGTTCTGGGCTTTATTGGGTGTAAAATGATCCTGGATTTTTTTG GGTTCCACATATCAACAGAGGTGTCTCTCGGTTTTGTAGCTACAAGTCTTAGCACTGGGGTGCTATTAAGTCTAATGAAGAAATCTGACTAG
- the LOC112192831 gene encoding glutathione S-transferase L3 isoform X1: MAYTQEVLPTPLDATSNPPPLFDGTTRLYTYYSCPFAQRVWITRNYKGLQDQIKLVPINLQNRPAWYKEKVYPENKVPALEHNGKIIGESLDLIKYVDSNFEGPSLFPKDPEKAKFGEELISHVGTFTGALYTAFKANETVKQADAQFDYLENALKKFDDGPFFLGQFSLADIAYIPFVERFQSFLSEVWKYDIAAGRPKLAAWLEEINKIDAYKVTKTDPKELVGFYKKRFLEQQ, encoded by the exons aTGGCTTACAC TCAGGAGGTTCTTCCCACACCCTTGGATGCCACTTCCAACCCACCCCCTCTCTTTGATGGCACTACAAG gTTGTATACATATTACTCATGCCCATTTGCACAGAGGGTGTGGATCACTAGGAATTATAAG GGTTTACAAGATCAGATTAAGTTGGTTCCTATAAATCTCCAAAACAGGCCTGCTTGGTACAAGGAAAAGGTCTACCCTGAGAATAAG GTGCCAGCGCTGGAGCACAATGGAAAGATCATAGGGGAGAGTCTTGATCTGATCAAATATGTAGATAGTAACTTTGAAGGGCCTTCACTTTTCCCCAAA GACCCTGAGAAAGCAAAGTTTGGTGAGGAATTAATATCACATGTCGGCACCTTCACCGGGGCTTTGTATACTGCATTCAAAGCAAATGAGACAGTTAAACAAGCTG ATGCTCAGTTTGATTACCTGGAAAATGCTCTGAAAAAATTTGACGATGGGCCATTTTTCCTGGGTCAGTTCAGTTTG GCGGACATAGCCTATATCCCATTTGTTGAGAGATTCCAAAGCTTCTTATCGGAGGTGTGGAAATATGATATCGCAGCTGGCAGGCCTAAACTAGCGGCATGGTTGGAG GAAATCAACAAGATTGATGCTTATAAGGTAACCAAAACTGATCCAAAAGAGCTAGTTGGATTCTACAAGAAGCGCTTCTTG GAGCAACAGTGA
- the LOC112192059 gene encoding protein MODIFIER OF SNC1 11 isoform X2: MASIDTQKPTDTTPAVENPTKAVDPPAPAAAPKPDLPVDPPTETPAPTAPPSAVDSAENVSKADSEDPKTAAAAEDGAAPASVVEKKIRRAERFGISVQLTEEEKRNSRAERFGTVSTSHGSEASKKSEELKRKARAERFGIAAPPVASDEDARKKARLARFAPVSKTAKPDPQEEEKRKARSLRFSNGSAGSLSQVNDKGNIEQAAIAGGAVGKA, encoded by the exons ATGGCCAGCATCGATACCCAGAAACCCACCGACACCACTCCCGCCGTCGAAAACCCTACCAAAGCCGTCGACCCCCCGGCCCCAGCCGCCGCGCCTAAACCAGATCTCCCCGTAGACCCTCCCACCGAGACTCCCGCCCCTACAGCCCCACCCTCCGCCGTTGACTCAGCTGAAAACGTGTCCAAGGCGGACTCCGAGGACCCCAAGACCGCTGCGGCCGCAGAGGATGGCGCTGCTCCGGCTTCTGTTGTTGAGAAGAAGATCCGCCGCGCCGAGCGCTTCGGTATATCTGTGCAGCTCACTGAAGAAGAGAAGCGCAATTCTCGAGCTGAAAG ATTTGGTACTGTTTCTACATCACATGGATCAGAAGCATCCAAAAAGTCTGAGGAGCTGAAGAGAAAGGCTAGAGCAGAGAG GTTTGGGATTGCTGCTCCACCTGTGGCAAGTGATGAGGATGCGAGGAAGAAAGCTCGACTGGCCCGATTTGCACCTGTTTCTAAGACTGCTAAACCTGACCctcaggaagaagaaaaaaggaaggcAAGGTCACTCAG gttttcaaATGGTTCTGCAGGTTCTCTCTCTCAAGTGAATGACAAGGGAAATATTGAGCAG GCAGCGATTGCAGGCGGTGCTGTAGGAAAGGCATGA
- the LOC112192921 gene encoding thylakoid membrane protein TERC, chloroplastic isoform X2 yields MGVASVIHNGVRIPLKFNSDLPRVSSRSPAPKWSRPHSIHHLVLRLRTGGGRGRQSVPIVCSRATEQDDDVFTSEGERIDPQSYDGISNVDTSHTSTPDKSKGAEAYVTSVCAAVAFGVGVGFKDGVGKATEFFAGYLLEQSLSVDNLFVFVLIFKYFKVPLMYQGRVLSYGIAGAIIFRLTLILLGTVTLQRFEAVNLFLAAILLYSSFKLFSSEEDDTDLSDNFVVKTCQKFIPVTAAYDGNRFFTIQEGVWKATPLLLTVAVIELSDIAFAVDSIPAVFGITRDPFIVFTSNLFAIVGLRSLYTLISEGMADLEYLQPSIGVVLGFIGCKMILDFFGFHISTEVSLGFVATSLSTGVLLSLMKKSD; encoded by the exons ATGGGCGTGGCTTCCGTCATCCACAACGGCGTTCgcattcctctcaaattcaactCCGACCTTCCTAGGGTTTCATCGCGATCCCCAGCCCCAAAATGGAGCAGACCTCACTCCATTCACCATCTTGTTCTTCGCCTCCGCACAG GTGGTGGTCGTGGTCGACAGTCTGTGCCAATCGTGTGTTCTAGAGCAACTGAGCAGGACGATGATGTATTTACTTCAG AAGGCGAGAGGATTGATCCTCAGTCATATGATGGCATTAGTAATGTGGACACTTCTCACACTTCCACTCCGGATAAATCTAAGGGAGCTGAAGCTTATGTTACTTCT GTGTGTGCAGCGGTAGCATTTGGAGTTGGTGTGGGTTTTAAAGACGGTGTTGGCAAGGCAACCGAGTTTTTTGCCGG GTATTTACTGGAGCAAAGTTTGTCAGTGGATAACTTGTTTGTGTTTGTTCTGATTTTCAAGTACTTCAAAGTGCCACTTATGTATCAG GGTCGTGTTCTTTCATATGGTATTGCTGGTGCAATCATCTTTCGGTTGACATTAATACTACTCGGAACAGTCACACTCCAG AGGTTTGAGGCAGTAAATCTTTTCCTCGCTGCAATACTACTTTACTCATCCTTCAAG ttattttCCAGTGAAGAAGATGACACTGATCTATCTGACAACTTTGTTGTGAAGACATGCCAGAAATTTATCCCTGTCACCG CTGCTTATGATGGCAATCGATTTTTTACAATTCAAGAGGGTGTGTGGAAG GCCACACCTTTACTTCTCACGGTAGCAGTTATTGAGCTCAGTGATATAGCATTCGCT GTCGACTCTATACCAGCAGTTTTTGGAATTACTCGGGATCCTTTCATAGTTTTCACTTCTAATCTATTTGCCATCGTAG GTTTAAGGTCGCTTTACACACTCATTTCTGAGGGTATGGCAGACTTGGAGTATTTACAG CCATCAATCGGTGTTGTTCTGGGCTTTATTGGGTGTAAAATGATCCTGGATTTTTTTG GGTTCCACATATCAACAGAGGTGTCTCTCGGTTTTGTAGCTACAAGTCTTAGCACTGGGGTGCTATTAAGTCTAATGAAGAAATCTGACTAG
- the LOC112192831 gene encoding glutathione S-transferase L3 isoform X2: MAYTQEVLPTPLDATSNPPPLFDGTTRLYTYYSCPFAQRVWITRNYKGLQDQIKLVPINLQNRPAWYKEKVYPENKVPALEHNGKIIGESLDLIKYVDSNFEGPSLFPKDPEKAKFGEELISHVGTFTGALYTAFKANETVKQADAQFDYLENALKKFDDGPFFLGQFSLADIAYIPFVERFQSFLSEVWKYDIAAGRPKLAAWLEEINKIDAYKVTKTDPKELVGFYKKRFLEQQ, encoded by the exons aTGGCTTACAC TCAGGAGGTTCTTCCCACACCCTTGGATGCCACTTCCAACCCACCCCCTCTCTTTGATGGCACTACAAG gTTGTATACATATTACTCATGCCCATTTGCACAGAGGGTGTGGATCACTAGGAATTATAAG GGTTTACAAGATCAGATTAAGTTGGTTCCTATAAATCTCCAAAACAGGCCTGCTTGGTACAAGGAAAAGGTCTACCCTGAGAATAAG GTGCCAGCGCTGGAGCACAATGGAAAGATCATAGGGGAGAGTCTTGATCTGATCAAATATGTAGATAGTAACTTTGAAGGGCCTTCACTTTTCCCCAAA GACCCTGAGAAAGCAAAGTTTGGTGAGGAATTAATATCACATGTCGGCACCTTCACCGGGGCTTTGTATACTGCATTCAAAGCAAATGAGACAGTTAAACAAGCTG ATGCTCAGTTTGATTACCTGGAAAATGCTCTGAAAAAATTTGACGATGGGCCATTTTTCCTGGGTCAGTTCAGTTTG GCGGACATAGCCTATATCCCATTTGTTGAGAGATTCCAAAGCTTCTTATCGGAGGTGTGGAAATATGATATCGCAGCTGGCAGGCCTAAACTAGCGGCATGGTTGGAG GAAATCAACAAGATTGATGCTTATAAGGTAACCAAAACTGATCCAAAAGAGCTAGTTGGATTCTACAAGAAGCGCTTCTTG